The Drosophila gunungcola strain Sukarami chromosome 2R unlocalized genomic scaffold, Dgunungcola_SK_2 000006F, whole genome shotgun sequence sequence ttttattttttttttttttgcttgcatAATCGacatgtgtgtgagtgagcttgtgtgtgtatgcatagcaactcttttgtgTGAGGGCTTTAGGGTGCGGGAAGTGGGGAGCCGGCTGAAAAGCACGCGGCAGTCAAAACTTGTTGACATTggaataaaaaaagttaaaaatccaGATGGTACCAAAACCCTCCTTCCAAAAGAACTTTAACCCTTTTGTAACATCATAATTAGCTGACCAAATCCAAAGGTGAAAAGCCAAAACATGCTTGTATTcatgtgttttgtttttacaaatcttccaATGAGAATGAGTCACGTTTAAATTGGCTTAAAATTACGATTAGGCCAGTCCAACCGGAATGTTTCTTGAAGTTTCTATATGTGCATAAACAAGCGATTGCGGTTTCTTATCATTTTTCTGACGAACGCATAATAACGTATTAATATTGATGCAAATTTTTGCGTTTCTATCAGTTCGCGAGGTCATATGGAGAATATGGATGCTTTTGGGTCTGGGAAAATatggaattttaattgatgttTATTATGTGCCCAAttggttttccattttgttttgattttttatccaattaaatttgccggtTGGGCTGCCAACTCGATTTAACGAAATATATACACAATACACGAATAAGAATTATAcggtttatttaaaataaatgtttaatctTGTAATATacgtgaaaaaaaaataatataaagaatataaaaaatatttttaatgaattaatattatattttccacAACCACTGTAAAACCAATATAAGCTTGAACGAAAACAACGTTGCCAGATAGGTACGCAAAATTGCCGActacaaaagcaaaacaaataaatggtTTGAAACTACATGTCACTGGTCTATCTATTAAATCGTcgtttaacaacttttttcaAGGTAttcaattaaacaaattttaatttctttcaaTTTACAACAtagcaaacacaaaaaacataaaaaccagCGTGGCCAGATGGCAAGAAATTGAATACCGCCAAAAAATCAAGGTATTTAAATTCTTTCAAACTTGAAtggtatttttaattcaaaacaaCCTTGACTAACTAAAGAGTACGCATTTCCTTATTACATATGCTACAAACGACCTTGCAGGCAGCTCGTCCGGAGACAGGAGTGTCCACGCGATGGAACACCGGGGTTCCGGCCTCCGGAATAGTTCTTTTCTGGGGATTCACTCGAATATTGTTGGGTTTGCGCTCGCTTTCCACGCAGCAACAAAGGAGGAAACTTAGCGGCACCGCCTCACCCTCGTCTAAAGTTTGTGGAAGATTCCGGTTTCGGGTTTCCGGTAGAAGGAGACTTGCAAATCCTCCCAGAATCAGTAGAGCACCCATTACAATTAGTGGTAGAACAAGCATTTGCTGGCCCTGCAACGGAAAAAGGgtaagaaataatataaaacccTTAGACCCACTCACCATATGATTAATCATGGGAATGACTATAGGACCCACCATGGCCACCACCGAACTGAAGCTCATTCCGAGTCCACGAACCACCGTGGGATACAATTCCGATGCCAGCAGTGGCAGGACCACGAAGGACGAACTAATGCCCATCTTGCCCACGCAGTAGAGCAGCAGCGTGATGTCCGGAAAGAGGAACGTGGCCACGCAGGCCACTCCGCCCACCAGCATCGAGATGAACAGGATCCATCGCCTTCCAAAGTAGCTCAATCCCGGCCAGAGCAGCAGATAGGTGGGCAGTTCCACCGCCCCGGCCAGAAAGAAGTTCCAGATCTCGTCTCCTCCAAGGGCAGGAGCATAGTAACTCAATCCCACGTAGACACTCGTGTTGGCAAACCAAATCAGTGTGATGATCAGCGTCTTCCGGCGCATATTTGGTCCCCGGAACAGGTCCAGGATGCCGTAGTGGGTACTCGACGAAGATTCCGCCTCCGCAGCCCTTGTGCTGACCAACTTTCGCTGCAGCCGCTCCATAAAATCTCGGTTTACACGAACGCCATTCACTCTGGCCATCACTTTAAGGATTTTCATGGCCCTTCTGGTTTTTCCCACGGCCATTAGCCAACGCGGTGATTCTGGCAGCACGAAAAAGCAGGAGAAGAGCATCAGCAACGGCATGGACACAGCCAAACTGAGTTCCCTCCAATCCCGGACGATGTAGATGACTCCGGCCAGCACCACCAAGCCCAAGGAATAGGCGATATTCGAGACAATGGTGCAGAAGACTCGTCTCTCCGGACCCACCAGCTCAATGGCCAGAACATAGGGACTGGCCAGGATCGCTGGCACCGTCAATCCCACCACAAATCGCAGTGCCAGCCAGGTATAATAGTTCCAGGCGAAGGCACTGGCCGCACAGGCCGTGATCTCGAGCAGCAGATAGGCGTAGAACGAGGGTCGCCTGCCCCACAGATCCACCAGATATCCGAACACATAGTTGCCCAGCAGTCCACCCACACCGAAAACCACCAAGGCCAGGGTGACCAGGAAGCTACGGTCGCAAACCAGGTTCCACTGCAAGTTAAATGTAAGGGAATGCTCTTAGAAAAAATAtcttatattaaattttatatgctaaaaaaaaattcatcaAGTATTTAGCACTCAATCTGAGAACTTTTGGTATTAAAAAACCGCAAGACCAAAAATCCTTAAGTTtgagtaaaaatgtttatgaacaaaaacacttCAATTGAGTACAAAGGACACATTTTTcaagcattttgtttttagaatgAAATTCGGTCTcaataaatcttttaattataaaaatgtgatTTGAAAACGAAAGTTACTGCTCCATTCGGCCTTTACAGTTTACTTATTATGCTATAATTCTATTTTTACAATcataattcataattaattgttatatatttattttacgttTTCATTTTACTAACAAAATGCTTTTATGAAAAAGCCCATGCCTAGACTGAGAATCGAACCCGGAACTTTACTCACAATAGATGCAACCGTGACATGTGTACTTGAATTTTGAATATCTCTAGTActtgaattttgaatttgagATAAATGTTTAAGTGTTTCTTAAAGTGATGACCAAAATCATCAATGTGATTTCTCTCAATTTCAGAAcaagtatatacatatatatgtatatataaacttcggtTTGCCAAAGTCTACTCCTGTTCTTgctacatttaaaacaagtatACCCACCTCCTGAACCACAGTACTGGAGTAGATGGACTTGTCGTAGTGCCATCCATGCACACAAGGCACTATCCGCGCTGTTTGCGGCTGCAACTTAAGCAGATCCTCGGCCTGCTGACGCATCAAATCCGGAGGCGGTCTATATTCCAGATAGCGCACTATATCACTGTAGTTCCTAGCGTACATGGAGCACTCAGCATAGGCTCCATTGTGATTACGCGGTATGCTCAGGTTCTTTACCAGTTGCACGTAATCCTGTGTCCAGGGTTCTAGTTCCGGAACTCGACAAAAGTGCTGCGGTGTGGCCGCTATGAATAACTGGCTGAAAGATCACCATTTCAGTAGGATTATGATTTTATGATAAGAAGGGTGTCAAATGGATTACTTCATATCCAAATGACTAACTTAGGCATCTCGATTTGTACATTGTCATACATGCATATACGCAATATACTCTCTTTGAACAGCCTTAAGTAGGGTAAATGGCAACAGTATTTCAATAAACTTAAGAATCCCATCGGATGACCCACCTATAGGCGTGAAAGGCACAGGGCAGAGCCGCCGGCAGCAGCACCGAGCAGATGATGACCTTCTGGTAGAGCCCAAAGGAGCCAACCTCCCGCAGCACCTCGTCGAAatccatgtccgtccgttAGCCAGCCTGCCGCACAACTGACGATCGCGCCGATCACCTTGCCCACATCCAATCCGGTCCAGGAACTGGCGACGCTGCAGGGGCTGATTGGACATAATTACATTACGGCCACTCGTATGCATTAATTAATTGGACACCGCGGCGATGGACAAGGTTCGAACTAGTTGAGCACCCCCAATCCCATACGAAATCACAATCTACGCTTAGTTAGTCGCTCTGTATTTCTTCGTGGCTAAGGTGGCAATGGGCACTGGGCACTGGTCACTGGTCACTGGTCACTGGGCACATACAATTAAGTTACATATGTATCTCTAAAACTGGCATGAAAACTACGGATCAATGCGACCTGTCTAGCTGCGTGACAATCCAATGATGGTCAGTATGTACATAAAGATGTTGATGATGTCCAGATAGAGGTTCAGTGCGGCAAAGATATACTCCTCCGGACTGATGGAGTATTTGTGTTTACCGCCCAGCATCAACTGGGTGTCGTACACCAGGTAAACGGAGAAGAGCAGAGCTCCCAGGGAGGCATAGACCAGGCCGATGATCTTGCCCGAAAAGAAGATGGCGAAGATGCCAAAGATGAGGAAGACAACCAGGCAGGCCACCAGCACTCCGCCGCACATCGTAAAGTCGTACTTGGTCTGCAGGGCGAACAGGGTGAGTCCCAGGGCCACTGCAGCCGTAATGCCCACTGCCATCAGGACCTCATCCGCCTCGTACTGTCCGGCCACCATTCCCAGGAGGAAGGACTCCGCCACGGTGAACAGGAACAGGAAGATGAAGTTCAGAGGCGTCTTTCGTCGCACACTCTCGCAGCAGGCCATGCAAATCATGGTCACAATGAGAACCGCCTATAAAATAGAGGGttccaaaaattattaaattttattaaactataaGTTTTTTGTAGATACTAACCAGTGCTATCCAAAAGAGGGCTGGATTGTGTTGTACCCATTCCTGCGAGGCTTTCGAAAAGGTAAACACACTAACAAAACCGAAAGTGATCAGCAATTGGCACTAAAAATAGAACAGATATCATAGAttaagggtataaaaagaaattacgAAGCAATAATACgtaaaagcaaataattaCTAGTATGTATAAATATGAACCAATTTTaggtaaaatcaaatatttttttcattttggtcatgtatttctaaaaataataacatggTTTAAGTTcgttattattgttatatattttgtaaagaagtagacaataatatttaaatttaaagtatatttatatatatatatatttttaaaaataatatcataAAGAATTCTTGTTTTGTATActtatgaaattatttcatatGTATGTAGAAATATTAGTGAACACaatgttattatataaaaaaatggtaccgCTGATACACaagtttgaaaataatttaaaaatattaaaaaaaacatattatccaaagatttttgaaaaacttttttaaaacataaaatagcTTATAGTTTTCCACTCACCATCAGTATCAAGTAGACCTTACGGATAAATCCCTTCCGGATGCTCTGGTCATCGAAGGCGAAGCTCTTGTCGGCCTCCGCATCTGTATATGCACCAGTTTCATCACCTGTGAGGTTGGAAGACAATTCAAggaaatt is a genomic window containing:
- the LOC128255175 gene encoding beta-alanine transporter gives rise to the protein MDFDEVLREVGSFGLYQKVIICSVLLPAALPCAFHAYSQLFIAATPQHFCRVPELEPWTQDYVQLVKNLSIPRNHNGAYAECSMYARNYSDIVRYLEYRPPPDLMRQQAEDLLKLQPQTARIVPCVHGWHYDKSIYSSTVVQEWNLVCDRSFLVTLALVVFGVGGLLGNYVFGYLVDLWGRRPSFYAYLLLEITACAASAFAWNYYTWLALRFVVGLTVPAILASPYVLAIELVGPERRVFCTIVSNIAYSLGLVVLAGVIYIVRDWRELSLAVSMPLLMLFSCFFVLPESPRWLMAVGKTRRAMKILKVMARVNGVRVNRDFMERLQRKLVSTRAAEAESSSSTHYGILDLFRGPNMRRKTLIITLIWFANTSVYVGLSYYAPALGGDEIWNFFLAGAVELPTYLLLWPGLSYFGRRWILFISMLVGGVACVATFLFPDITLLLYCVGKMGISSSFVVLPLLASELYPTVVRGLGMSFSSVVAMVGPIVIPMINHMGQQMLVLPLIVMGALLILGGFASLLLPETRNRNLPQTLDEGEAVPLSFLLCCCVESERKPNNIRVNPQKRTIPEAGTPVFHRVDTPVSGRAACKVVCSICNKEMRTL
- the LOC128255179 gene encoding protein lifeguard 1 isoform X2 encodes the protein MYHYQQGDETGAYTDAEADKSFAFDDQSIRKGFIRKVYLILMCQLLITFGFVSVFTFSKASQEWVQHNPALFWIALAVLIVTMICMACCESVRRKTPLNFIFLFLFTVAESFLLGMVAGQYEADEVLMAVGITAAVALGLTLFALQTKYDFTMCGGVLVACLVVFLIFGIFAIFFSGKIIGLVYASLGALLFSVYLVYDTQLMLGGKHKYSISPEEYIFAALNLYLDIINIFMYILTIIGLSRS
- the LOC128255179 gene encoding protein lifeguard 1 isoform X1, which gives rise to MSSDNHFQYDAEADKSFAFDDQSIRKGFIRKVYLILMCQLLITFGFVSVFTFSKASQEWVQHNPALFWIALAVLIVTMICMACCESVRRKTPLNFIFLFLFTVAESFLLGMVAGQYEADEVLMAVGITAAVALGLTLFALQTKYDFTMCGGVLVACLVVFLIFGIFAIFFSGKIIGLVYASLGALLFSVYLVYDTQLMLGGKHKYSISPEEYIFAALNLYLDIINIFMYILTIIGLSRS